A section of the Mesobacillus jeotgali genome encodes:
- the recO gene encoding DNA repair protein RecO — MLQKCEGIVIRTTDYGENNKIVTLYTREFGKVGVMARGAKKPSSRLSAVTQLFTYGYYLFQASSGLGGLQQGDMISSMRSIREDIFLTAHASYIIDLTDKVTEDKKSNPFMFELLLQTLNYMNEGYDMEILTFIYEMKMLNVQGLYPVLDRCTICGNTEGEFHFSIKEGGLLCHRCFETDPYRIKISPGTVRLLRLFYLLDLSRLGNISVKPETKAELKKVITAYYDEYSGLYLKTRKFLDQMDSFRDRL; from the coding sequence ATGCTGCAGAAATGCGAAGGCATTGTCATTAGAACGACTGATTATGGCGAGAACAATAAAATTGTAACTTTATATACCAGGGAATTCGGAAAAGTTGGTGTGATGGCAAGAGGTGCGAAAAAGCCCAGCAGCAGGCTTTCTGCCGTCACCCAGCTTTTTACGTATGGTTACTATCTTTTTCAGGCAAGTTCAGGGCTGGGCGGACTGCAGCAGGGAGACATGATATCTTCCATGCGGTCAATACGCGAGGACATTTTTCTGACGGCCCATGCCAGTTATATTATTGATTTGACGGATAAAGTGACAGAGGATAAAAAATCAAATCCTTTTATGTTCGAACTCCTTCTTCAGACCCTTAATTATATGAATGAAGGTTATGATATGGAAATTCTCACGTTTATCTATGAAATGAAAATGCTCAATGTCCAGGGTTTGTATCCGGTTTTGGACAGGTGTACCATTTGCGGAAACACCGAAGGAGAGTTCCACTTTTCGATTAAAGAAGGTGGGCTCCTTTGTCACCGATGCTTTGAGACAGATCCTTACAGAATCAAAATTTCTCCGGGGACAGTAAGGCTGCTGCGCTTATTTTATCTGCTGGACCTTAGCCGACTGGGAAATATCTCAGTAAAGCCGGAAACAAAGGCTGAATTAAAAAAAGTCATCACAGCATACTATGATGAATATTCAGGGCTATATTTAAAAACAAGAAAATTTCTGGATCAAATGGATTCCTTCAGGGATCGCCTATAA
- a CDS encoding YqzL family protein, with product MLDFTWKVFSQTGNIDTYLLFKELEKDNQEIPGYSEEELAEIDFPIS from the coding sequence ATGTTGGATTTTACCTGGAAGGTTTTTTCGCAAACAGGTAACATTGACACGTATCTTCTCTTTAAGGAATTAGAGAAAGACAATCAAGAAATACCCGGTTATTCGGAGGAAGAACTAGCAGAAATTGATTTTCCAATCTCATAG